From a region of the Vaginimicrobium propionicum genome:
- the lspA gene encoding signal peptidase II, whose amino-acid sequence MCIAFLAIALWGIDQASKAWALASLDPDNPPAFLAGLVHFKLLFNSGAAFSMGESFTVGFTVFSLVVLVAAVIFLVPKARGLWQVVGLGLLIAGILGNLTDRLLRAPGPFRGEVVDFIALPHFAVFNVADMCITGAAIVAIVLAFRSEKDKQHTTKESTDGANVGS is encoded by the coding sequence CTGTGCATCGCCTTTTTGGCTATTGCCCTATGGGGGATTGACCAGGCATCCAAGGCTTGGGCGCTAGCTAGTCTCGATCCAGACAATCCGCCGGCATTCCTCGCAGGGCTGGTGCATTTCAAGCTGCTTTTCAATTCTGGTGCAGCATTTAGCATGGGCGAGTCTTTTACCGTCGGGTTTACTGTTTTCTCACTCGTGGTCTTGGTGGCTGCCGTGATATTCCTAGTGCCTAAGGCTCGTGGTTTGTGGCAAGTAGTCGGTTTGGGCTTGCTAATAGCCGGTATTCTCGGCAATCTTACCGATCGGTTGCTACGCGCTCCGGGGCCGTTTAGGGGCGAAGTCGTTGATTTTATTGCTTTGCCACATTTTGCAGTATTTAACGTTGCTGATATGTGCATCACGGGGGCTGCCATAGTGGCGATCGTGCTGGCATTCCGCAGCGAAAAAGACAAACAACACACCACTAAGGAATCAACCGATGGCGCTAATGTGGGTTCCTGA
- a CDS encoding RluA family pseudouridine synthase, which translates to MALMWVPDGLTGQRVDSAAARMTGLTRARVVDLIQEGKVNLAGQQVIKPSEKVKANELLEIDLSEPVRKPKINARLADGLKIIHEDADIIVVDKPAGVAAHPSLGWDGPDVVSHLVTAGFAISTSGAPERKGIVQRLDVGTSGLMVVAKSERAYTLLKRAFRQRQVHKIYHALVQGIPDPLNGTIDAPIGRHPGSQWKFAVTVNGRSAITHYEALEVVGPVTLLKINLETGRTHQIRVHMAAVGHPCVGDPLYGCDPTLAAEVNLDRQWLHAVELSFIHPGSSHKVVFHSEPAQDLQSAWHALSHLA; encoded by the coding sequence ATGGCGCTAATGTGGGTTCCTGACGGATTGACTGGCCAACGGGTAGACAGTGCTGCTGCCAGAATGACGGGGCTTACCAGGGCACGCGTCGTCGATTTGATTCAAGAAGGCAAAGTTAACCTAGCTGGGCAGCAGGTTATTAAACCCTCGGAGAAGGTCAAGGCCAACGAGTTATTAGAGATAGACCTATCCGAACCCGTACGCAAGCCGAAAATTAACGCTCGGCTGGCTGACGGTTTGAAAATCATTCACGAAGATGCCGACATTATTGTGGTGGATAAACCGGCCGGTGTGGCTGCCCATCCTTCACTGGGTTGGGATGGCCCAGATGTTGTTTCGCATTTGGTTACGGCTGGTTTCGCTATTTCAACCTCGGGCGCTCCAGAACGCAAAGGCATAGTTCAACGCCTAGATGTTGGTACCTCGGGGTTGATGGTAGTGGCGAAATCTGAGCGAGCCTACACACTTTTGAAACGCGCTTTTCGTCAGCGTCAAGTACATAAGATTTATCATGCACTAGTGCAGGGTATTCCAGACCCATTAAATGGCACGATTGACGCTCCTATCGGACGTCATCCCGGCTCGCAATGGAAATTTGCGGTAACCGTCAATGGGCGTTCAGCCATTACTCATTACGAAGCTTTGGAAGTCGTCGGGCCAGTAACGTTGTTGAAAATAAACTTGGAGACTGGCAGAACTCACCAAATAAGAGTGCACATGGCTGCGGTTGGTCACCCATGTGTTGGCGATCCTCTCTATGGTTGTGATCCCACCTTGGCTGCCGAAGTTAATCTTGATCGCCAGTGGTTGCATGCTGTCGAATTGTCTTTTATCCACCCAGGATCCTCTCACAAGGTGGTTTTTCATTCTGAACCGGCGCAAGATTTGCAGTCTGCTTGGCATGCATTGTCTCATCTGGCCTAG
- the pyk gene encoding pyruvate kinase — protein MRRAKIVCTLGPATSTQERMEELIKAGLDVARFNMSHGDHSEHLTRLEETRAASEAVGKTVGLLADLQGPKIRLGVFADGEVDLVYGQRFTITIEDVLGDAERASTTYKGLPGDVKVGDSILIDDGRVALEAIAVSDTEVTTKVVVAGPVSNHKGINLPGAIVNVPALSEKDEDDLRWALRNGFDMIALSFVRKASDVERVHEIMDEEGVRRPVIAKIEKPQAVDNLDGIIDAFDGFMVARGDLGVELPLEEVPLVQKRIIRRARKWAKPVIVATQMLDSMISAPRPTRAEASDVANAILDGADAVMLSGETSIGAYPVETVLTMSRIVENTEKRGIKQISKIKWDPHTTGGVVAMCAAQAANQLSAKFLIAFTQSGDTARRLSRLRSEIPLIALTPDRQTANWLTLCWGAQVFCSPKFDNHQDMVTFANEFLLEKMGAEVGQHVIIVFGSPMGIEGKTNSLRVHSIKAASWKERTAPESA, from the coding sequence GTGCGTAGAGCCAAAATAGTTTGTACATTAGGACCCGCTACCTCTACTCAGGAGCGGATGGAAGAACTCATTAAGGCTGGGCTGGACGTTGCCCGCTTTAATATGAGCCATGGTGATCACAGTGAGCATCTGACTCGGTTAGAAGAAACCCGTGCTGCCAGCGAAGCTGTCGGAAAAACTGTTGGGTTACTAGCCGACTTGCAAGGCCCAAAGATTAGGTTGGGGGTCTTTGCGGATGGTGAGGTCGACTTGGTCTATGGCCAAAGGTTCACCATCACTATCGAGGATGTGCTAGGGGACGCCGAACGCGCCTCAACGACCTACAAAGGTTTACCTGGGGACGTTAAGGTGGGCGACTCAATTCTCATTGATGACGGTCGCGTAGCCCTAGAAGCTATCGCCGTGAGCGATACGGAAGTTACTACCAAAGTTGTGGTGGCCGGGCCAGTCAGCAACCACAAGGGAATTAACTTGCCTGGAGCTATTGTGAATGTTCCAGCGCTAAGTGAGAAAGACGAAGACGATCTGCGTTGGGCATTGCGAAATGGTTTCGACATGATTGCTTTGTCTTTCGTGCGTAAGGCATCTGACGTTGAGCGTGTCCACGAGATTATGGATGAGGAGGGTGTTAGACGCCCAGTCATTGCAAAGATTGAAAAACCTCAAGCGGTGGACAATCTCGATGGCATTATCGACGCTTTTGACGGTTTCATGGTTGCTCGGGGTGACCTTGGGGTAGAACTGCCGTTGGAAGAGGTGCCGCTCGTCCAGAAACGAATCATTAGGAGGGCTCGCAAGTGGGCTAAGCCCGTTATCGTAGCCACGCAAATGCTTGACTCGATGATTTCAGCGCCGCGTCCGACTAGAGCTGAGGCTTCAGATGTGGCGAACGCCATCCTGGATGGGGCGGATGCCGTCATGCTTTCTGGGGAAACCTCTATTGGTGCCTATCCGGTAGAGACCGTGCTTACGATGTCTAGAATCGTGGAAAATACCGAGAAACGCGGTATCAAGCAGATTTCTAAGATCAAGTGGGATCCGCACACTACTGGCGGTGTGGTGGCGATGTGTGCCGCCCAAGCTGCCAATCAGTTAAGTGCTAAGTTTTTGATTGCCTTTACTCAGTCTGGGGACACGGCCAGACGGTTATCAAGACTGCGCAGTGAAATTCCATTGATTGCGTTGACTCCAGATAGGCAGACAGCAAACTGGTTGACGTTATGCTGGGGTGCCCAGGTATTCTGCAGCCCGAAATTCGACAACCATCAAGATATGGTTACCTTCGCCAATGAATTCCTACTGGAAAAGATGGGCGCTGAGGTTGGTCAGCATGTGATCATCGTATTCGGTTCTCCAATGGGAATCGAGGGTAAGACCAATTCGCTACGTGTCCATTCGATAAAAGCTGCTAGCTGGAAAGAACGAACTGCTCCAGAATCGGCGTAG
- a CDS encoding response regulator, with protein sequence MQGHFVAKEAEKTPESDRPRVLVAEDEALIRFDLVELLEEQGYQVVGQAGDGAKALELARQLKPDLVVMDVKMPKMDGISAAKHIAAERIAPVVMLTAFSQRDLVEKARQAGAMAYVVKPFDASDVVPAIEIAMGRFQEIKALDDEVSDLTERLNSRKIIDQAKGVLQEALGLTEPEAFRFIQKTAMDLRKSMREVAESVIAHKDNND encoded by the coding sequence ATACAAGGACATTTCGTGGCTAAGGAAGCAGAAAAGACGCCGGAGTCTGACCGTCCGCGCGTGCTGGTAGCTGAGGACGAGGCGCTGATTCGTTTCGATCTCGTTGAATTGCTCGAGGAACAGGGTTACCAGGTTGTAGGCCAGGCTGGAGATGGCGCCAAAGCATTAGAGTTAGCCAGGCAGCTAAAGCCTGATTTGGTGGTAATGGACGTCAAAATGCCGAAGATGGACGGCATTAGCGCGGCTAAACATATTGCTGCGGAAAGAATCGCTCCAGTGGTCATGTTGACTGCCTTCAGTCAGCGAGACTTGGTAGAAAAGGCTCGTCAAGCTGGCGCTATGGCCTATGTTGTCAAACCGTTTGACGCCTCGGACGTGGTTCCGGCCATCGAGATTGCAATGGGTCGTTTCCAAGAGATCAAAGCCTTAGACGATGAGGTATCTGATTTAACTGAACGATTGAACTCCCGCAAAATCATTGACCAGGCTAAAGGTGTCCTTCAAGAGGCGCTTGGACTGACAGAGCCAGAGGCTTTTCGGTTCATACAAAAGACTGCTATGGATTTACGCAAATCAATGCGTGAAGTTGCTGAGAGTGTGATAGCTCACAAGGACAATAACGATTAG
- a CDS encoding PaaI family thioesterase produces the protein MTIDQQVSEYLSHNPSALDEKIGLVLEKISPEEVRGWAPVTSNTQSAGLWHGGASAVLVETLASLGALAYSLPLRVPVGTELSVSHLRPASTGRIEGVAQPLHLGESSTCYQVQLSDAAGLIAVGRLTCKLIKAS, from the coding sequence ATGACCATTGACCAACAAGTTAGTGAATATCTTTCCCACAACCCAAGTGCTTTAGACGAAAAAATTGGCCTAGTGCTTGAAAAAATTAGCCCCGAGGAGGTTCGCGGATGGGCACCAGTAACGTCTAATACGCAGTCTGCAGGGCTTTGGCATGGTGGCGCTAGCGCCGTTTTAGTGGAGACCTTAGCTTCTTTGGGTGCCCTGGCCTATTCTCTGCCGCTACGAGTTCCGGTAGGCACCGAACTATCTGTTAGTCATCTTCGTCCCGCCTCCACTGGACGCATTGAAGGCGTGGCTCAACCATTGCATCTAGGCGAATCAAGCACCTGTTACCAAGTACAACTCAGCGACGCTGCTGGTCTGATCGCAGTTGGCAGACTGACCTGCAAGCTCATTAAAGCCAGCTAA
- the polA gene encoding DNA polymerase I — protein sequence MASEKTEPYKLMLIDGHSMAFRAFYALPTENFSTKSGQHTNAVYGFVSMLINLLRDEQPTHIGVAFDLAGPTFRAEIYPEYKATRKATPQEFIGQIELIQQVLDALNIRWVNKVGNEGDDIIATLATEASGKGWQSVIVSGDKDSFQLIDERTTVLFPRRGVSDLSRMTPESLEEKYQVPPSRYPELAALVGETSDNLPGVPKVGPKTAAKWLAAYDGLDNLLASADTVAGKVGESLRSHINDVMRNRRLNALVKDLSLPIGVGDLERENYDPKALDAVFNSLEFGVMLRERLMNILGSQKTSFESIELDQEILTKNGELSDWLAENSNQLIGIDVNGRWGNSDLDISAISLATSNGKAVWFDVVQLSSEDEKALAQWLADVKKPKAIHGAKRPLQAIWARGWQLGGLVCDTELAAYLLRPDQRKYELNQLALSYLGRQLKAGEETQSLQDALDIDCGDANESMLRAGAVVELAQVLDKKLDEIGQIKLLTDLEQPLAWVLAEMENTGIAVDLEVLEGLRQDFDSKVASASRAAFEAIGHELNLASPKQLQVVLFDELKLPKTKKIRSGYTTDAEALAKLYEKTSHPFLESLLAWRDAIKLLQTVDGLRSAVGADGRIHTTFQQTIAATGRLSSSDPNLQNIPIRTPEGVRIRDAFVVGAGFDGLMSADYSQIEMRVMADVSGDEALINAFNSGVDFHTMTAARVYRVPAEQVSSQMRAHVKQMNYGLAYGLSAYGLSSRIGVPVDQAKSLMKDYFATFGKVRDYLNGIVEEARKNGYTETILGRRRYLPDLVSSNRQRREMAERAALNAPIQGSAADIIKVAMLRVDKALKEAQLKSRILLQIHDELVLEVAGGEREEVAQIVTEQMAKAAQLKVELKVSIGYGHSWHEAAH from the coding sequence ATGGCAAGCGAAAAGACTGAACCATATAAGTTGATGTTAATCGACGGGCATTCGATGGCCTTTAGAGCCTTCTATGCTCTGCCGACTGAAAATTTCTCCACTAAGTCTGGCCAACACACTAATGCTGTTTATGGTTTCGTCTCTATGCTCATAAATCTATTGCGCGATGAGCAGCCTACCCACATCGGGGTGGCGTTCGACCTAGCAGGCCCCACTTTTCGGGCAGAAATTTACCCAGAATATAAAGCCACCCGCAAAGCCACACCGCAAGAATTCATCGGCCAGATAGAGCTGATCCAGCAGGTGCTTGATGCACTAAATATCCGTTGGGTCAATAAGGTAGGCAACGAGGGCGATGACATTATCGCCACGCTGGCAACTGAAGCTAGCGGAAAAGGCTGGCAGAGCGTCATCGTCTCTGGGGATAAGGATTCCTTTCAGTTAATAGATGAGCGCACCACAGTGCTATTTCCTCGTCGCGGCGTGTCTGATCTGTCGCGTATGACACCCGAATCTCTCGAAGAAAAGTACCAAGTGCCCCCCTCCCGCTATCCAGAGCTTGCTGCATTAGTGGGGGAGACGAGCGATAACTTGCCTGGAGTTCCCAAGGTAGGGCCAAAGACAGCAGCTAAATGGCTAGCTGCTTATGATGGCCTGGATAATTTGTTAGCCAGTGCAGATACGGTAGCCGGTAAAGTCGGCGAGTCGCTTAGATCTCACATCAATGATGTGATGCGCAACCGACGGCTAAATGCCTTAGTAAAAGACTTGTCGCTGCCTATTGGGGTTGGTGATTTAGAGCGTGAAAATTATGACCCTAAGGCACTAGACGCTGTTTTTAACTCTTTAGAATTCGGTGTGATGCTACGTGAACGGCTAATGAATATTTTAGGAAGCCAAAAGACATCTTTTGAGAGCATTGAATTAGATCAGGAAATATTAACGAAAAATGGTGAACTCAGCGATTGGTTGGCTGAGAATAGCAACCAATTAATCGGAATAGACGTCAACGGACGATGGGGCAACAGTGACCTTGATATCAGTGCTATTTCACTAGCCACCTCAAACGGTAAAGCTGTTTGGTTCGATGTTGTTCAACTTTCTAGTGAAGATGAGAAAGCCCTTGCCCAATGGCTAGCAGATGTGAAAAAACCAAAGGCTATACACGGGGCAAAAAGACCGTTGCAAGCTATCTGGGCACGCGGTTGGCAACTAGGCGGGTTAGTCTGCGACACCGAGCTGGCGGCATATTTATTGCGTCCAGACCAGCGGAAATATGAACTTAACCAGTTAGCTCTCAGCTATCTTGGGCGTCAACTTAAAGCGGGAGAAGAAACGCAATCACTGCAAGATGCCCTAGATATCGATTGCGGAGACGCTAACGAATCTATGCTTAGGGCCGGAGCCGTCGTCGAGCTAGCCCAGGTGCTTGATAAAAAACTTGATGAGATTGGTCAAATCAAATTGCTGACTGATCTTGAGCAGCCATTAGCTTGGGTGCTAGCTGAGATGGAAAACACTGGGATCGCCGTGGATCTAGAGGTCTTAGAAGGATTGCGGCAAGACTTCGATTCTAAGGTTGCCAGCGCGTCGAGGGCAGCTTTCGAAGCAATCGGCCATGAACTTAACTTGGCTTCCCCCAAACAACTCCAAGTGGTGTTATTTGATGAGCTGAAATTGCCTAAGACGAAGAAAATTCGTTCAGGTTACACTACAGATGCCGAGGCTTTGGCAAAGCTGTATGAAAAAACTTCTCACCCTTTCCTGGAATCTCTTCTAGCTTGGCGCGATGCGATAAAGCTACTGCAAACCGTCGATGGACTACGTAGTGCCGTTGGGGCAGATGGACGCATCCACACCACATTCCAGCAAACCATAGCTGCGACTGGGCGGTTAAGCTCTAGCGATCCCAATCTGCAAAATATCCCAATCCGCACTCCGGAGGGGGTACGGATTAGAGACGCTTTCGTTGTGGGTGCAGGCTTCGATGGCTTAATGAGCGCTGATTATTCTCAAATAGAGATGCGTGTTATGGCCGATGTGTCTGGCGACGAGGCATTAATTAATGCTTTCAATAGTGGTGTTGATTTTCACACCATGACGGCAGCCAGGGTTTATCGGGTACCAGCTGAACAAGTGAGTTCGCAGATGAGAGCGCACGTTAAACAAATGAACTACGGGTTAGCCTATGGTCTTAGCGCTTACGGGCTTTCGTCCAGGATTGGCGTGCCTGTCGACCAAGCTAAATCGTTAATGAAAGACTATTTCGCGACTTTCGGCAAAGTCCGTGATTATTTGAACGGAATTGTTGAAGAAGCTAGAAAGAATGGCTACACCGAGACCATCTTAGGCAGGCGCCGTTACTTACCTGATTTAGTCTCCAGCAACCGTCAACGTCGTGAGATGGCCGAGCGTGCCGCCTTGAATGCTCCGATTCAAGGTAGCGCTGCTGACATCATCAAAGTAGCCATGCTTAGGGTAGATAAAGCTTTGAAGGAGGCTCAGCTCAAGTCGCGAATACTGCTACAAATTCATGACGAACTTGTTTTAGAGGTTGCTGGCGGTGAGCGTGAAGAAGTAGCTCAAATAGTCACCGAACAGATGGCTAAAGCTGCACAGTTGAAAGTGGAGCTTAAGGTCTCCATCGGTTATGGGCATTCCTGGCATGAGGCGGCGCATTAG
- a CDS encoding class F sortase, translating into MRKRIGRIIAVVVLLIALLAVGIYGLNMLRSNKNTKIQPSSAPVASASADSTIEADLLAGCPTDPKPIGDPVKFEIAGTDRSLPIVSLGLDADGAAQAPPTDQPYTIAWFNEGPRPGSDQGKVTLSSHTYRFGGAFGNDLLNGELKGGEIIKISDADGNLACYKYVSSTHIMEADYDENSDILYAETGDPQIALIVCTDPTSTGEWLGRMIYYADLVKGNA; encoded by the coding sequence ATGCGTAAACGTATAGGTCGGATAATAGCCGTCGTAGTGCTACTGATTGCTTTACTTGCAGTAGGAATCTATGGCCTGAACATGCTGCGCTCGAATAAAAACACCAAGATTCAGCCCAGCTCTGCACCGGTAGCTTCAGCTAGTGCCGATTCAACCATCGAGGCTGATCTTCTCGCAGGCTGTCCTACGGATCCCAAACCGATTGGTGACCCGGTTAAGTTTGAGATTGCTGGGACTGACCGTTCACTACCAATAGTTTCTTTAGGTTTGGACGCAGATGGCGCTGCTCAAGCCCCTCCAACAGATCAGCCCTATACCATCGCATGGTTTAACGAAGGCCCTAGACCAGGATCTGACCAGGGCAAAGTCACCCTATCGAGCCACACTTATCGATTTGGTGGAGCGTTTGGTAACGACCTGCTAAATGGCGAGTTGAAGGGTGGCGAAATTATCAAAATCTCCGATGCTGACGGCAACCTGGCTTGCTATAAATACGTTTCAAGTACGCACATCATGGAAGCTGACTACGACGAGAACTCGGACATCCTTTATGCCGAAACCGGAGATCCACAAATAGCTCTAATCGTTTGCACTGACCCCACTTCTACCGGCGAATGGTTAGGTCGAATGATTTACTATGCCGACCTAGTAAAGGGAAATGCTTAA